From one Desulfatirhabdium butyrativorans DSM 18734 genomic stretch:
- the acd gene encoding glutaryl-CoA dehydrogenase Acd, translated as MDFGFSKEHEMLRKAVREFAAKRIAPYADEWDRNHYLPVDEVIRPMGELGFLGTVIPEAYGGEDMGWLAAVIVTEEIARVSSSLRVQLNLLGLGCAYPIYTYGSETIRRKYVPRLCRGELLGGFAITEPDAGSDVMSMKTVAEDRGDHWLVNGSKTWISNAHQADVVVLYCYSDPSKRGKGLSAFVVELKNFNGITTTNLDKMGSHSSPTGEIFFSNTRVPRENILGNPGDGASIVFGSLNNTRISAAAGAVGCAQACLDIAVKYCNERKQFGKKIGEFQMNQDLIAQMSAEIEAARLLVYKGAWQKDQGLMNNGFEVAQAKYFAGEVAMKCANHAMRILGAYGYSTEYPIARFYRDIPTYVIVEGSANICKSIIAMDQLGWRKASR; from the coding sequence ATGGATTTCGGATTTTCAAAAGAACACGAAATGCTTCGCAAGGCGGTTCGAGAATTCGCCGCAAAGCGCATCGCCCCTTATGCCGACGAATGGGACAGGAACCACTACCTGCCCGTTGATGAAGTCATCCGACCGATGGGTGAGCTCGGATTTCTGGGTACGGTAATCCCGGAAGCCTACGGCGGCGAGGACATGGGATGGTTGGCAGCCGTCATTGTCACCGAAGAAATCGCCCGGGTATCGAGCAGCCTTCGGGTGCAGCTCAACCTCCTCGGACTTGGCTGCGCCTATCCCATCTACACCTATGGCTCGGAGACGATCCGCCGGAAATACGTTCCAAGACTGTGCCGGGGAGAGCTTCTCGGCGGGTTTGCCATCACAGAGCCCGATGCGGGCTCGGATGTGATGTCCATGAAAACGGTTGCGGAAGACCGCGGGGACCACTGGCTCGTGAACGGCTCCAAGACATGGATTTCCAATGCGCACCAGGCGGATGTCGTTGTGCTCTATTGCTATAGCGATCCGTCCAAACGGGGCAAGGGGCTTTCGGCCTTCGTTGTGGAGCTGAAAAACTTCAATGGCATCACCACCACCAACCTCGACAAGATGGGCTCCCATTCCTCACCGACCGGCGAAATTTTCTTCAGCAACACCCGGGTTCCCAGGGAGAACATTCTCGGCAATCCCGGAGACGGGGCATCCATTGTGTTCGGTTCCCTGAACAACACCCGGATATCCGCCGCAGCCGGCGCGGTCGGGTGCGCTCAGGCATGTCTTGACATTGCCGTCAAATACTGCAACGAACGCAAACAGTTCGGAAAGAAAATCGGCGAATTTCAGATGAATCAGGATCTGATCGCCCAGATGTCCGCCGAAATCGAGGCTGCAAGACTGTTGGTGTACAAAGGCGCCTGGCAGAAGGACCAGGGATTGATGAACAATGGATTTGAAGTTGCCCAGGCCAAATATTTCGCAGGCGAAGTCGCCATGAAATGCGCCAATCACGCCATGCGCATTCTTGGCGCCTACGGTTATTCCACGGAATATCCCATCGCCCGATTCTATCGGGACATTCCGACCTATGTCA